A window of Bradyrhizobium sp. AZCC 1610 contains these coding sequences:
- a CDS encoding potassium/proton antiporter — translation MASLDSVSIAIFLGAVLVMAGILSSLLALRFGAPLLLVFLLIGMLAGDSGPGQLSFDDVRTTYLVGSVALALILFDGGLRTRFQSIRTVLAPSMVLATIGVLVTALVAAPAAKYALDLNWTEALLVGAVVASTDAAAVFLLVHTQGLRLRPRVGATLEAESGTNDPFAIFLTLMLVEFISLGESSPAHVVMELAREGLLGAIVGVIGGRLVVVALNRMALPQGLHAPFVTTAALVIFGVAQISHASGFLAVYLAGIIVGNRPTRAHNSVVTFLDAATWLAQIVMFVLLGLLASPQRLLDSVGPSVIVALVLMLVARPLAVLVCLAPFRFNWREKVFIAWTGLRGAVAIFLASIPMLVGLSKAYLYFDVAFVVVVISLLLQGWTLAPAARWLHVALPRVDRGPRRVELDLPGQLEQQLVGYPVRPKSLYFRRGLLPSWSKPTLVIRDERILSPVEADPVAAGDYLYLLAPPEKAEALDRFFVDMAPSSAPDPHLLGDFMVSGEHTLGELAEIYGVSVGEEQAKLTLSDYFDIHLDHAPKEGAELALDPIVLVARSISGGRVNMVGLRLPEDEEEAVPLTRRQAFKRKLADVWSSVAGV, via the coding sequence ATGGCTTCTCTCGACTCGGTCAGCATCGCCATCTTTCTGGGCGCCGTTCTGGTGATGGCGGGCATCCTGTCGAGCCTGCTCGCGCTGCGCTTCGGGGCGCCGCTGCTGCTGGTGTTCCTCCTGATCGGCATGCTGGCCGGCGATTCCGGGCCGGGCCAGCTCTCCTTCGATGACGTCCGCACCACCTATCTGGTGGGATCGGTGGCGCTGGCGCTGATCCTGTTCGACGGCGGCCTGCGAACCAGGTTTCAAAGCATCCGCACCGTGCTGGCGCCATCGATGGTGCTCGCGACCATCGGCGTGCTGGTCACCGCGCTGGTTGCCGCGCCGGCCGCCAAATATGCGCTCGATCTGAACTGGACCGAGGCGTTGCTGGTCGGCGCCGTGGTGGCATCGACCGATGCCGCGGCGGTGTTCCTGCTCGTTCACACGCAGGGCCTGCGCCTGCGCCCCCGTGTCGGAGCAACCCTGGAAGCCGAATCCGGTACCAACGACCCGTTCGCGATCTTTCTCACCCTGATGCTGGTCGAATTCATTTCGCTCGGAGAAAGCTCGCCTGCGCATGTCGTCATGGAGCTCGCGCGCGAAGGCCTGCTCGGCGCCATCGTTGGCGTGATCGGTGGCCGCCTGGTGGTGGTGGCGCTCAATCGCATGGCGCTGCCGCAAGGCTTGCATGCGCCCTTTGTCACGACCGCCGCCCTGGTGATCTTCGGCGTGGCGCAGATCTCGCACGCCTCTGGATTTCTCGCGGTCTATCTCGCCGGCATCATCGTCGGCAACCGGCCGACGCGCGCGCATAATTCGGTGGTGACGTTTCTCGACGCCGCGACCTGGCTGGCGCAGATCGTGATGTTCGTTCTGCTGGGCCTTCTGGCGTCGCCGCAGCGTCTGCTGGACAGCGTGGGCCCCTCCGTGATCGTGGCGCTGGTGCTGATGCTCGTGGCACGGCCGCTCGCGGTGCTCGTGTGCCTGGCGCCGTTCCGGTTCAACTGGCGGGAAAAGGTCTTCATCGCCTGGACCGGCCTGCGCGGGGCGGTCGCGATCTTTCTCGCCTCGATCCCGATGCTGGTCGGGCTGTCGAAAGCCTATCTCTATTTCGACGTCGCCTTTGTGGTGGTCGTCATCTCGCTGCTGCTGCAGGGCTGGACGCTGGCGCCGGCGGCGCGCTGGCTGCACGTGGCGCTGCCGCGCGTCGACCGCGGCCCGCGGCGCGTCGAGCTCGATCTGCCGGGCCAGCTCGAACAGCAACTGGTCGGCTATCCGGTGCGGCCGAAGAGCCTCTACTTCCGGCGTGGCCTGCTGCCATCCTGGTCGAAGCCGACGCTGGTGATCCGCGACGAGCGGATCCTCTCGCCGGTCGAGGCCGACCCGGTTGCGGCCGGCGACTACCTCTATCTGCTGGCGCCGCCGGAAAAGGCCGAGGCGCTGGATCGCTTCTTCGTCGACATGGCGCCGAGCTCGGCGCCCGACCCGCATCTGCTCGGCGATTTCATGGTATCGGGCGAACACACGCTCGGCGAACTGGCCGAGATCTACGGCGTTTCCGTAGGCGAAGAGCAGGCGAAGCTGACGCTATCGGATTACTTCGACATTCATCTTGATCACGCGCCGAAGGAAGGCGCCGAGCTCGCGCTTGATCCCATCGTTCTTGTCGCACGCAGCATCAGTGGCGGCCGGGTTAACATGGTCGGCCTTCGGCTCCCCGAGGATGAGGAAGAGGCCGTGCCCCTGACACGCCGGCAGGCCTTCAAACGCAAGCTTGCGGATGTCTGGTCGTCGGTGGCCGGAGTCTGA
- a CDS encoding mechanosensitive ion channel family protein translates to MPMDLKEIIEVLHNAARSVGAEVTSPWFYLQLGLILTAAGIAWAGGAAVRSRIDASSVAMGWPAPLRLFVRILVGSTSTAAFALLMTLARAVMLASTWPSRSYLLVVAAKLAFAWLVINLVTSVIRNTFVVRLVSISAWLVVALSILGQLEPVIEALDSVSIVLGDLRLTPLLLIKLGALLIAALWLTNIASNFVEGRITRSGDLTPSIQVLLVKIVRLTLMVFAIAIALSAVGINLAALAVFTGAAGVGIGLGLQKIVANFISGIILLVDKSVKPGDLVTIGDNTGRISTMKTRYISVAAGDGREFLIPNEDLVTQKVVNWTYTDKNTLVKVLFSTNYDADPRAVCKLAIDIAGAVPRAIKNKPPNCILTEFAEAGMKFSLTFWLPDPDGLDNVKSEVMLALWDAFKREGICVPYPVREIRVRGGALPVEPVVEVSG, encoded by the coding sequence TTGCCGATGGATTTGAAAGAGATCATCGAGGTCCTGCACAACGCCGCGCGATCGGTCGGTGCGGAGGTCACCTCGCCCTGGTTCTATCTGCAGCTCGGACTGATCCTGACTGCGGCGGGGATCGCCTGGGCCGGCGGCGCGGCCGTCCGCTCCAGGATAGACGCGTCGTCGGTTGCGATGGGGTGGCCGGCGCCGCTCCGGCTGTTCGTCCGCATTCTGGTCGGCAGCACGTCGACGGCGGCGTTCGCGCTCCTGATGACACTGGCACGCGCAGTCATGCTGGCATCGACCTGGCCGAGCCGCAGCTATCTGCTCGTGGTTGCCGCCAAGCTCGCCTTCGCGTGGCTGGTCATCAACCTCGTTACCTCGGTCATTCGCAACACCTTCGTGGTCCGGCTGGTGTCGATATCGGCCTGGCTGGTGGTGGCGTTGAGTATTCTGGGCCAGCTCGAGCCGGTGATCGAGGCGCTCGACTCGGTCTCGATCGTGCTCGGCGACCTGCGGCTGACGCCGCTGCTGCTGATCAAGCTTGGCGCGCTCCTGATCGCAGCGCTGTGGCTGACCAACATCGCCAGCAATTTCGTGGAAGGCCGGATCACCCGGTCCGGCGATCTAACGCCGTCGATCCAGGTGCTGCTGGTCAAGATCGTCCGGCTGACGCTGATGGTGTTTGCGATTGCGATCGCCCTGAGCGCGGTCGGCATCAACCTCGCGGCGCTCGCGGTGTTCACCGGCGCGGCCGGCGTCGGCATTGGCCTCGGCCTGCAGAAGATCGTCGCCAACTTCATCAGCGGCATCATCCTGCTGGTCGACAAATCGGTGAAACCCGGCGATCTCGTCACCATCGGCGACAATACCGGGCGCATCAGCACGATGAAGACGCGCTACATCTCGGTCGCCGCCGGCGACGGCCGCGAGTTCCTGATCCCGAACGAGGATCTGGTGACGCAGAAGGTCGTGAACTGGACCTATACCGACAAGAACACGCTGGTGAAGGTGCTGTTCAGCACCAATTACGACGCCGATCCGCGGGCGGTGTGCAAGCTGGCCATCGACATTGCCGGCGCCGTGCCGCGCGCGATCAAGAACAAGCCCCCGAACTGCATCCTGACCGAATTCGCCGAGGCCGGGATGAAGTTCTCCCTGACCTTCTGGCTGCCCGATCCGGACGGCCTGGACAACGTCAAGAGCGAGGTGATGCTGGCGCTGTGGGACGCGTTCAAGCGCGAGGGGATCTGTGTTCCCTATCCGGTCCGCGAAATCCGCGTCCGCGGCGGTGCGCTGCCGGTCGAGCCGGTGGTGGAAGTTTCCGGCTAG
- the map gene encoding type I methionyl aminopeptidase encodes MSYIEASDTSLRKTGQIKLHGASGFAGMRKAGALVAKCLDELTDIAKAGVPTSRIDEFVRDFAFSHGAYPATLMYRGYRYSTCTSINHVVCHGMPGDRALKEGDIVNVDVTFIVDGWYGDSSRMYVIGPIARKAERLIEVTYEAMMRGIAAVKPGATTGDIGHAIQSFVEPQGMSVVRDFCGHGLGRMFHDEPNIIHIGRPGEGVTLKPGMFFTIEPMINLGKPHVKILSDGWTAVTRDRSLSAQFEHSVGVTASGVEIFTLSQRHGEKPLTPA; translated from the coding sequence ATGAGCTATATTGAAGCGTCAGATACCTCCTTGCGAAAAACCGGCCAGATCAAGCTGCATGGCGCGAGCGGGTTCGCCGGCATGCGCAAGGCGGGCGCGCTGGTCGCCAAATGCCTCGACGAACTCACCGATATCGCCAAGGCGGGCGTCCCGACATCACGGATCGACGAATTCGTCCGCGACTTCGCCTTCAGCCATGGCGCCTATCCGGCGACGCTGATGTACCGCGGCTACCGCTATTCGACCTGCACCTCGATCAATCACGTGGTCTGCCACGGCATGCCGGGCGACCGGGCGCTGAAGGAAGGCGACATCGTCAATGTCGACGTCACATTCATCGTCGATGGCTGGTACGGCGATTCCAGCCGCATGTATGTGATCGGCCCGATCGCCCGCAAGGCCGAGCGGCTGATCGAGGTCACCTATGAGGCGATGATGCGCGGCATCGCCGCGGTGAAGCCCGGCGCCACCACCGGCGATATCGGCCACGCTATCCAGAGCTTTGTCGAACCGCAGGGCATGAGCGTGGTGCGCGATTTCTGCGGCCATGGGCTGGGACGCATGTTCCACGACGAGCCGAACATCATCCATATCGGCCGGCCCGGCGAAGGCGTGACTCTGAAGCCCGGCATGTTCTTCACCATCGAGCCGATGATCAATCTCGGCAAGCCGCATGTAAAAATCCTGTCCGACGGCTGGACCGCGGTGACGCGCGACCGTTCGCTGTCGGCACAGTTCGAGCATTCGGTCGGCGTGACCGCCAGCGGCGTCGAAATCTTCACGCTGTCGCAGCGCCACGGCGAGAAGCCACTGACGCCGGCCTAA
- a CDS encoding DUF6929 family protein, with amino-acid sequence MRFRLSFLLQRIMTDAMVSCSASYRHACLEGKEMRSTHFALVTMGLLGCISGGADAQQTSPIALKRMTVQGAFAVSEGAAATDISGMACLPNGAPRKCLLINDENKNAQFATIDDDRMIVGNIVPLIGGAADPRTLGRPPDETCVKADDFKDLDGEAVAYAEPYFYVVGSHGCGRSKGKFRLSSFILARVRVDRQGQPVDRAGRSLARENFAQAVETTYRVSDLLTRAGKAAAFFGKDLESADGLNIEGVALQGDTIWFGLRGPVRKNKTAYLVSGDVDDLFKAGNKRSKAKPEVVPVELDGLGIRDLALLPDKRLLVVAGAAHGPEVPFKLFVVDPAEETVTPIGTLAAVTQQVDGETKTGKAEGVTVLDMTGDKAQIVVLFDSLPNGAPHLANISLPKAR; translated from the coding sequence GTGCGATTCCGCCTCAGCTTCCTGTTGCAACGAATTATGACTGATGCAATGGTGAGTTGCAGTGCATCTTATCGACACGCTTGTCTTGAGGGAAAAGAAATGCGTTCGACACATTTCGCCCTCGTCACTATGGGCTTGCTGGGCTGCATCAGTGGCGGCGCTGACGCGCAACAGACCTCGCCCATCGCTCTCAAGCGAATGACGGTCCAGGGTGCCTTTGCGGTCAGCGAAGGCGCTGCGGCGACCGACATCAGCGGAATGGCATGCCTGCCGAACGGCGCGCCACGAAAGTGCTTGCTGATCAACGACGAGAACAAGAACGCGCAGTTCGCCACGATCGATGATGATCGCATGATCGTGGGAAACATTGTGCCGCTGATCGGCGGCGCAGCGGACCCACGGACGCTCGGACGCCCACCGGACGAGACCTGCGTAAAAGCCGATGATTTCAAGGATCTGGACGGTGAAGCGGTCGCTTATGCCGAGCCCTATTTTTACGTGGTCGGCTCTCACGGATGCGGACGCTCAAAGGGAAAATTTCGGCTTTCTTCCTTCATCCTCGCGCGGGTGCGGGTCGATCGGCAGGGACAACCGGTCGATCGCGCCGGCCGGTCTCTGGCTCGCGAAAACTTCGCGCAAGCGGTTGAGACTACCTATCGCGTCTCGGATCTGTTGACGCGGGCCGGCAAGGCGGCGGCATTTTTCGGCAAGGATCTGGAATCTGCTGACGGGTTGAACATCGAAGGTGTTGCTTTGCAGGGCGACACGATCTGGTTCGGCTTGCGGGGACCTGTTCGCAAGAACAAAACCGCTTATCTGGTATCCGGCGATGTCGACGACCTGTTCAAGGCCGGAAACAAGCGAAGCAAAGCCAAACCCGAAGTCGTTCCGGTCGAGCTCGATGGATTGGGAATCCGCGACCTCGCGCTGCTGCCTGACAAGCGTCTGCTTGTCGTCGCCGGCGCGGCCCATGGGCCGGAAGTCCCGTTCAAGCTCTTTGTCGTCGATCCGGCCGAAGAGACCGTGACGCCGATCGGGACGCTCGCGGCGGTGACACAGCAAGTCGACGGAGAAACGAAAACGGGCAAGGCCGAAGGCGTGACCGTTCTCGATATGACGGGGGACAAGGCGCAGATCGTGGTCTTGTTCGACAGCCTTCCGAACGGCGCGCCCCATCTGGCCAATATTTCGCTTCCCAAGGCGCGATAA
- a CDS encoding MBL fold metallo-hydrolase, producing MFEISRRDLVLGSTGAALAFGLKGPVSFIGAAHAQRAADSLKYKVGDIEVFSLHEGSIERVLNEGFVKNASLDDVKKALTAGGIGPDKFDNPFTVTAIRTGGKVVLFDTGFGGNGPPTVGKLADNMKAAGLDPAAVSTVVISHFHPDHISGLWVKETNAQVFPNAEILMPEVEYKFWTDPALVEKVPEAARANVRRIQSTFPTWKNIKQYVDGAELLPGVRAIATPGHTVGHMSFLVASGGQQLFIQSDVTGIHQLFVKNPGWFSMFDSDGPKAEATRRAFFDRVIAEKGMIAGYHFGFPNVGTLSKDGNGYAFAAVKA from the coding sequence ATGTTCGAAATTTCACGTCGCGATCTGGTCCTCGGGAGCACGGGGGCCGCGCTCGCTTTCGGCCTCAAGGGGCCGGTTTCGTTCATCGGCGCGGCGCATGCGCAGCGCGCCGCGGACAGCCTCAAATACAAGGTCGGCGACATCGAGGTCTTCAGCCTGCATGAGGGCAGCATCGAGCGTGTCCTCAATGAGGGCTTCGTCAAGAACGCCTCGCTCGACGACGTCAAAAAGGCTCTGACCGCCGGCGGGATCGGCCCGGACAAGTTCGACAACCCCTTTACCGTCACCGCGATCCGGACCGGCGGCAAGGTCGTGCTGTTCGACACCGGTTTCGGCGGCAACGGGCCGCCGACCGTGGGCAAGCTTGCGGACAACATGAAGGCGGCGGGCCTCGATCCGGCTGCCGTCTCCACGGTGGTGATCTCGCATTTCCACCCCGATCACATCTCCGGCCTGTGGGTGAAGGAGACCAACGCGCAGGTATTTCCGAATGCGGAAATCCTGATGCCGGAGGTGGAGTACAAGTTCTGGACCGATCCGGCGCTGGTGGAGAAGGTCCCGGAGGCAGCCCGCGCCAACGTGCGGCGGATTCAGTCCACCTTCCCGACCTGGAAGAACATCAAGCAATATGTCGACGGCGCCGAACTCCTACCCGGCGTGCGCGCCATTGCCACGCCCGGCCACACCGTCGGACACATGTCGTTCCTCGTCGCGTCGGGCGGCCAGCAACTGTTCATCCAGAGCGACGTCACGGGCATCCACCAGCTGTTCGTCAAAAATCCCGGCTGGTTCTCGATGTTCGATTCGGACGGCCCGAAAGCGGAAGCCACGCGGCGCGCGTTCTTCGATCGCGTCATCGCCGAAAAGGGCATGATCGCCGGCTATCATTTCGGCTTCCCGAATGTCGGCACGCTGTCGAAGGACGGCAATGGCTATGCGTTCGCGGCCGTGAAGGCCTGA
- the radC gene encoding RadC family protein — protein MPRKTDNPENQPAETPHYHGHRERLRERFYGAGPEALSDYELLEMALFPALPRRDTKPLAKALLKKFGSFAEVIHAPVARLREVDGIGEASINQIKLLAAAASRVAKGEIKRKIALSSWNDVIEYCRTGMAFADKEQFRLLFLDKRNQLIADEVQQTGTVDHTPVYPREVIKRALELSATALILVHNHPSGDPTPSQADIHMTKAIVQIATPLGISVHDHIIVGKNGHASLKGLRLI, from the coding sequence ATGCCCCGCAAGACCGACAACCCGGAAAATCAACCCGCCGAGACGCCGCACTATCACGGCCATCGCGAACGCCTGCGCGAGCGATTTTACGGCGCCGGGCCGGAGGCGCTGAGCGATTATGAATTGCTGGAGATGGCGCTATTCCCGGCCCTGCCCCGGCGCGACACCAAGCCGCTGGCCAAGGCGCTGTTGAAAAAATTCGGCTCGTTCGCCGAGGTCATCCATGCACCGGTCGCCCGCCTGCGCGAGGTCGACGGCATCGGCGAGGCCTCGATCAACCAGATCAAGCTGCTCGCGGCCGCCGCGAGCCGGGTGGCAAAGGGCGAGATCAAGCGCAAGATTGCGCTGTCGTCCTGGAACGACGTGATCGAGTATTGCCGGACCGGCATGGCATTCGCCGACAAGGAGCAGTTTCGCCTGCTCTTCCTTGATAAGCGCAATCAACTGATCGCCGACGAAGTCCAGCAGACCGGCACTGTCGACCACACCCCGGTCTATCCGCGCGAGGTGATCAAGCGGGCGCTCGAACTATCGGCGACGGCGCTGATCCTGGTCCACAACCACCCCTCCGGCGATCCGACGCCATCGCAGGCCGATATCCACATGACCAAGGCGATCGTCCAGATCGCCACCCCGCTCGGCATCTCCGTGCACGACCACATCATCGTCGGCAAGAACGGCCATGCGAGCTTGAAGGGGTTGCGGCTGATCTAG
- a CDS encoding ribonuclease Z: MRPSLHPSLVNGRSGDPALYIETLFERRAILFDLGDVSVLPPRKLLRLEYVFVSHAHVDHFIGFDHLLRLLIGRDTTVRLYGPEGFVDQVHHKLQAYRWNLVDRFENDLVFLVTELDSSLRTNTARFRLKNGFAAEAVSEGRKFSNMLCDQPAFHVSTAMLEHGTPCLAFAIEEAAHVNVWKSRLKELGLPVGPWLRDFKRAVIEQRPDDERVRIDAGHTMRLGEIRSAVTVIPGQKIGYVTDVAAANREAIIELVRNADLLFIEAPFASSDTALAAERAHLTTTAAGEIARRAGARRVEPFHFSSRYSGEEARLLDEVQAAFGQGP, encoded by the coding sequence ATGCGCCCGAGCTTGCATCCAAGCCTGGTCAACGGCCGGTCCGGCGATCCGGCGCTCTACATCGAAACGCTGTTCGAGCGGCGCGCGATCCTGTTCGACCTCGGCGACGTTTCAGTGCTGCCGCCGCGCAAGCTCCTGCGCCTCGAATACGTCTTCGTCTCACACGCGCATGTCGATCACTTCATCGGCTTTGATCATCTTTTGAGACTGCTGATCGGCCGGGACACGACGGTAAGGCTCTATGGGCCCGAGGGCTTCGTTGATCAAGTCCACCACAAGCTGCAAGCCTATCGATGGAATTTGGTTGACCGGTTCGAAAACGACCTCGTTTTCCTCGTTACGGAACTGGATTCGTCGCTCAGAACGAACACAGCTCGCTTTCGCCTGAAGAACGGTTTTGCGGCCGAGGCGGTCAGCGAAGGTCGAAAGTTCAGCAACATGCTCTGCGACCAGCCGGCTTTTCACGTGTCGACCGCGATGCTGGAGCACGGCACACCGTGCCTCGCATTTGCGATCGAGGAAGCCGCCCACGTCAACGTCTGGAAAAGTCGCCTGAAGGAACTGGGGCTGCCCGTCGGCCCCTGGTTGCGCGATTTCAAGCGTGCCGTCATTGAGCAAAGGCCAGACGACGAGCGCGTGCGGATCGATGCCGGACACACAATGCGCCTCGGCGAGATCAGGTCCGCCGTGACGGTCATACCTGGGCAGAAAATCGGTTACGTGACCGATGTCGCCGCCGCCAATCGCGAAGCCATCATCGAGCTTGTGCGCAACGCCGACCTCCTGTTCATCGAGGCCCCTTTTGCAAGCAGCGACACAGCACTGGCAGCCGAGCGGGCGCATCTGACGACCACGGCCGCCGGAGAAATCGCGCGGCGAGCGGGCGCGCGGCGCGTCGAGCCCTTCCATTTTTCGTCGCGCTACAGCGGTGAAGAGGCACGCCTGCTCGATGAAGTTCAAGCGGCGTTCGGCCAAGGCCCGTAG
- a CDS encoding HdeD family acid-resistance protein: MTSTSDTERSPEAGSDTAPLRAKWGWIVALGVVYLLAGFIALGSVAMATVVSVLVVGVMMIIAGVAEVFGAFQIKNWGKFLLWALLGVLYIIAGFVTFQNPLLAAVLLTLVLGASLLVSGIMRIVLAFSMKRETPWIWVALSGLITLLLGVLILVRWPVSSLYILGLFLAIDLIMAGAGWIGLGFGLRRAR; encoded by the coding sequence ATGACCAGCACTTCAGACACCGAAAGAAGCCCTGAGGCCGGCTCGGATACGGCGCCGCTGCGCGCCAAGTGGGGCTGGATCGTCGCACTCGGCGTCGTCTATCTGCTCGCCGGGTTTATCGCGCTTGGCAGCGTCGCGATGGCCACCGTCGTGAGCGTCCTCGTGGTCGGCGTGATGATGATCATCGCCGGCGTCGCAGAGGTGTTCGGCGCCTTCCAGATCAAGAACTGGGGCAAATTCCTGCTCTGGGCCCTGCTCGGCGTGCTCTACATCATCGCCGGCTTCGTCACGTTCCAGAATCCGCTGCTAGCCGCAGTGCTGCTGACCCTCGTTCTCGGCGCATCGCTGTTGGTCTCGGGCATCATGCGGATCGTGCTGGCCTTCAGCATGAAACGGGAAACGCCCTGGATCTGGGTGGCGCTATCAGGCTTGATCACGCTACTGCTCGGCGTACTGATCCTGGTACGCTGGCCGGTTTCGAGTCTCTATATCCTCGGCCTGTTCCTCGCCATCGATCTCATCATGGCCGGCGCTGGCTGGATCGGGCTCGGCTTCGGCCTGCGCCGCGCTCGCTGA
- a CDS encoding patatin-like phospholipase family protein, giving the protein MEEAAREPVLVDLALQGGGSHGAFTWGVLDRLIEEPWLRIEAISGTSAGAMNAALVADGWTQGGAEGARAALATYWRRVSQAAAFSPLQRSPLDRLMGRWTLDTSPAYIAMDLMARVVSPYDLNPLGLNPLRAILAESIDFDRLARAPIRLFVTATSVRTGRGRIFRNKEITADVLLASACLPTMFHAIEIDGEPYWDGGYAGNPTLTPLVRESDAHDTILVQINPRERPEPPRTANEILNRLNEISFNSPLMKELRMMALLRQVADPGHGEGARWAGMRTHRIMTDVLTEFGASSKLNAEWEFVSLLKEEGRKSAEAFLEAHADDLGRRSTADIDALLAEC; this is encoded by the coding sequence ATGGAAGAAGCCGCGCGCGAACCTGTCCTGGTGGACCTCGCTTTGCAGGGCGGAGGCTCCCACGGCGCGTTCACCTGGGGCGTGCTTGATCGGCTGATCGAGGAGCCGTGGCTGCGGATCGAGGCGATCTCCGGCACGTCGGCGGGCGCGATGAATGCAGCCCTGGTGGCGGACGGATGGACGCAAGGCGGAGCCGAAGGTGCGCGGGCAGCGCTCGCGACCTATTGGCGGCGGGTGTCGCAGGCTGCGGCGTTCAGCCCGCTGCAGCGCTCGCCGCTCGACCGACTGATGGGTCGCTGGACGCTCGACACCTCGCCCGCCTATATCGCCATGGACCTGATGGCCCGCGTGGTTTCGCCCTATGATCTCAATCCACTTGGCCTCAATCCGCTGCGCGCCATCCTCGCCGAAAGCATCGATTTTGACCGGCTGGCCCGCGCACCGATCAGACTGTTCGTCACCGCGACCAGTGTGCGCACCGGCCGCGGCCGCATCTTCCGCAACAAGGAGATCACGGCCGACGTCCTGCTTGCCTCGGCTTGTCTGCCGACCATGTTCCATGCGATCGAGATCGACGGCGAACCCTATTGGGATGGCGGGTATGCCGGCAATCCGACCCTCACGCCGCTGGTGCGCGAAAGCGACGCGCATGACACCATTTTGGTGCAGATCAATCCGCGCGAACGGCCGGAGCCGCCGCGCACGGCAAACGAGATCCTCAACCGGCTCAACGAGATTTCCTTCAACTCGCCGCTGATGAAGGAATTGCGCATGATGGCGCTGCTGCGCCAAGTGGCGGACCCCGGACACGGCGAGGGCGCGCGCTGGGCCGGAATGCGCACGCACCGGATCATGACCGACGTGCTCACGGAGTTCGGAGCGTCGTCGAAGCTCAACGCTGAATGGGAGTTCGTGTCGCTGCTCAAGGAAGAGGGACGCAAGAGCGCCGAAGCATTCCTTGAGGCGCATGCTGACGACCTCGGCCGGCGCTCCACCGCGGATATCGATGCACTGCTTGCGGAGTGCTGA